A stretch of Mya arenaria isolate MELC-2E11 chromosome 14, ASM2691426v1 DNA encodes these proteins:
- the LOC128217001 gene encoding ras-related protein Rab-7L1-like, with product MTEVLFKVLIIGDPTVGKTSFVHRYVNNLFRRDYKMTIGVDFALKVIKWSDSQNIKLQLWDIAGQERFTSMTRVYYKDAHACIVMFDLTHRPTFQNTVKWKEDLDQKCTLQDGTSVPCLLLANKSDLSNREVDQSEIEEVCKEHDFVGWTEISVKEGLMVDEAMRFLVEEMMAKHSTLDDFSESLRLSSSPTIRPSAQDKPQQSGCKC from the exons ATGACAGAGGTGCTGTTTAAAGTGCTGATTATTGGCGACCCCACAGTGGGCAAGACCTCATTTGTACACAGATATGTCAACAACCTCTTCAGGAGGGACTACAAAATGACCATTGGAG TTGATTTTGCCTTAAAGGTGATCAAGTGGTCTGATTCCCAGAACATAAAACTGCAGCTGTGGGATATAGCAG GTCAGGAGCGGTTTACATCAATGACACGGGTGTACTACAAGGATGCCCATGCTTGTATTGTGATGTTTGACCTGACACACAGACCCACGTTCCAGAACACGGTGAAGTGGAAGGAAGATCTAGATCAAAAGTGCACTCTCCAGGACGGCACGTCTGTACCCTGCCTCCTTCTCGCTAACAAG AGTGACCTGAGTAACCGGGAGGTGGACCAGTCTGAGATTGAGGAGGTCTGCAAAGAACATGACTTTGTTGGCTGGACTGAGATCTCTGTCAAGGAGGGACTTATGGTGGATGAAGCCATGAG GTTTTTGGTAGAAGAGATGATGGCGAAGCACTCGACTCTTGATGATTTTTCTGAGTCCTTGCGTCTCTCCTCCTCACCGACCATCCGTCCATCTGCCCAGGACAAACCCCAGCAGTCTGGTTGCAAATGCTGA